One segment of Akkermansiaceae bacterium DNA contains the following:
- the dgt gene encoding dNTP triphosphohydrolase: protein MNTFYNAFDTERLSNWEPGDDFRTPFQVDRDRVLHTPAFRRLQSKTQVFWSGEYDFYRTRLTHSLEVAQIGRSICHWLKQSSDLLHDDHFIDPELVEVVCLSHDLGHPPFGHAGERSLNFLMKDYGGFEGNAQTLRLLTERIFSVKRAGMDPTRAFLDGILKYKTLWTELRNDSEAPENHFIYDQQVKYLDWAMGGNDFPLEMTPGKARDSFKSIECQVMDWADDTAYSLNDLADSVRAGFLSIARIERWAEKTGESLGDGTPLGDLIKAIRGNRVEPFAGKRIGKYIQAASLLEDTNPMSGLTNRYKYIVEVDDAIRNESEVFKRLAFECVFLSPELKQLEHKGNYMLERLWKVLKKRYIDGETISGQDFQLLPEEDAQEIEAETDINARARLVCDFLAGMTDGYAARLYKRLFIPDFGSIGDLVS from the coding sequence ATGAATACTTTTTACAACGCATTCGACACCGAGCGGCTTTCCAACTGGGAGCCGGGTGATGATTTCCGGACACCGTTTCAAGTCGACCGCGACCGGGTGCTGCACACCCCGGCTTTCCGTAGGTTGCAGAGCAAGACGCAGGTGTTCTGGAGTGGTGAGTACGATTTTTACCGGACGCGTCTCACGCATTCGCTGGAGGTGGCGCAGATTGGCCGGTCGATCTGTCACTGGCTGAAGCAAAGCTCGGACTTGCTCCATGATGATCATTTTATCGATCCTGAACTCGTTGAAGTGGTTTGTTTGTCGCACGACCTCGGGCACCCCCCATTCGGTCATGCGGGTGAGCGGAGTCTCAATTTCCTGATGAAGGATTACGGCGGATTCGAGGGCAACGCACAGACACTCCGCCTGCTGACCGAGCGGATTTTTTCGGTCAAACGGGCCGGTATGGACCCGACGCGGGCATTTCTGGATGGTATCCTGAAATACAAAACCCTCTGGACGGAACTCCGTAATGACAGCGAGGCTCCTGAGAATCATTTTATCTATGACCAGCAAGTGAAGTACCTCGACTGGGCGATGGGCGGCAATGATTTCCCTCTTGAAATGACACCGGGCAAGGCGCGGGACAGCTTTAAATCCATCGAGTGCCAGGTGATGGACTGGGCCGACGATACTGCGTATTCGCTGAATGATCTTGCCGACAGCGTGAGGGCCGGGTTTTTATCCATTGCCCGCATCGAACGCTGGGCGGAAAAAACCGGGGAGTCTTTGGGTGATGGCACACCTCTCGGCGATCTCATCAAAGCCATTCGCGGCAACCGGGTCGAGCCCTTCGCTGGGAAACGCATCGGCAAATACATCCAGGCCGCCAGTTTACTTGAGGACACCAACCCGATGAGTGGGCTGACCAACCGGTACAAGTACATCGTCGAGGTTGATGATGCAATCCGCAACGAGTCCGAGGTCTTCAAACGCCTCGCATTCGAATGCGTCTTTTTGTCGCCCGAACTCAAACAGCTCGAACACAAGGGGAACTATATGTTAGAGCGCCTCTGGAAGGTGTTGAAGAAACGCTACATCGATGGTGAGACAATTTCCGGCCAGGACTTTCAGTTGCTACCCGAGGAGGATGCCCAGGAAATTGAAGCAGAAACCGATATCAATGCCCGTGCCCGACTCGTCTGCGACTTCCTTGCAGGTATGACCGATGGTTACGCCGCCCGCCTTTATAAACGCCTCTTCATCCCGGATTTCGGGTCGATCGGGGATTTGGTGAGTTAA
- a CDS encoding quinone-dependent dihydroorotate dehydrogenase, with amino-acid sequence MTSQQYRFARNLLFRLDAETAHDVSLDALRWLERLHILGLVTPKAPKTKPIECMGLTFPNCVGLAAGLDKEGSCIDAFGRLGFGHIEIGTITPRAQPGNPQPRLFRIIPEQAIINRMGFNNSGIEVGATNVGASSAFRKNGGIVGFNIGKNKVTPNDQATDDYLTCLRGAWDVADYITVNLSSPNTPGLRDLQAADETAKLIDALKIEQEKLTTSSGRRVPIALKVAPDLEPQHIADLSRVFLDGGLDCLVATNTTISRSEVEGCDFATQPGGLSGAPLTSRSTEVISAFYSHLGDKVPIIGVGGIMTAEDAKEKLEAGARLVQLYTGFIYHGPPLVRDILKATR; translated from the coding sequence GTGACCAGCCAACAATACCGCTTCGCCCGCAACCTCCTCTTCCGTCTCGATGCGGAAACCGCCCACGATGTCTCTCTCGACGCCCTCCGCTGGCTGGAACGACTGCACATCCTCGGGCTGGTGACCCCCAAAGCCCCCAAAACGAAACCGATCGAGTGTATGGGGCTCACCTTTCCCAACTGTGTGGGACTTGCCGCCGGACTCGACAAGGAGGGCAGTTGCATTGATGCCTTTGGGCGGCTCGGGTTCGGCCATATTGAAATCGGCACCATCACTCCACGCGCCCAACCGGGCAACCCGCAGCCGCGCCTGTTCCGCATCATTCCGGAGCAGGCCATCATCAACCGCATGGGCTTTAACAACTCCGGCATCGAAGTCGGTGCCACCAACGTCGGAGCCTCATCCGCTTTCCGGAAAAACGGCGGCATCGTGGGATTCAATATTGGAAAAAACAAGGTGACCCCCAACGATCAAGCCACCGACGATTACCTGACCTGCCTCCGTGGCGCCTGGGATGTCGCCGACTACATCACCGTCAACCTCTCCTCCCCCAACACCCCCGGCCTACGCGACCTCCAGGCGGCTGACGAAACAGCCAAACTCATCGACGCGCTGAAAATCGAACAGGAAAAACTGACCACCTCGAGTGGTCGGCGCGTTCCCATCGCTCTGAAAGTCGCCCCCGATCTCGAACCGCAGCACATCGCGGACCTTTCCAGAGTCTTTCTCGACGGCGGGCTGGACTGCCTGGTTGCGACCAATACCACCATTTCCCGCAGCGAGGTCGAAGGTTGCGACTTTGCCACCCAGCCTGGAGGACTTTCCGGTGCCCCGCTCACATCACGTTCCACCGAAGTCATCTCAGCCTTTTACAGCCACCTCGGCGACAAGGTACCCATCATCGGGGTCGGTGGCATCATGACGGCTGAGGATGCCAAGGAGAAACTCGAGGCCGGAGCCAGACTGGTGCAGCTCTACACTGGCTTCATCTATCACGGCCCCCCCCTGGTGAGGGATATTTTAAAAGCGACCCGTTGA